The stretch of DNA CGCCCTCGGGCTGGAGCCCTACGTCCTCCGGTACTGGGAGACGGAGTTCCCTCAGCTACAGCCTCGTCGGAAGCCCAGCGGGCAACGCTATTACCTCTCCGAAGATCTGGAGCTTCTCTCGCGCATCAAGCGCCTGCTTTACGACGAGAAAATGACCATCGAAGGCGCTCGGCGTAGGCTTGAACAGTCGGAGCGGCTCCAGACCATTCTCGGTGAGATCAGGGACGATCTTTTAGACGTACTTCACGTTCTGCGCGACTGCAGGTAAAATCAGTCTGACAATCCACACGGGACTTCGGATTCGGCTAGGCGAAGAATTGTCTCGAACTCTGTGGAGGTGACGGGTTGGACCGAAAGGCGGCTCCCTTTGCGCAGGAGTTCCATGTCGGCCAGGGCCGGGATGGTCCGCAGAAAGGCCAGAGGAAGATGGCGGGGGAGAATGCGCTCCAGACGGAGGTCGACCATGTCCCAGAGGGGTTTGTCCGGGATGGAGCGGGGGTCGTAGTGGTCACTAGACGGATCCCAAGCCGTGAAGTCCGGGTAAGCCTCGCGCACGACCCTGGTCAGGCCGACGATGGCCGGGTCCTTCACGCTGTGGTAGAAGAGGACCTCATCGCCCACGCGCATTTGGCGCATGAAATTCCGGGCCTGGTAGTTGCGGACCCCGTCCCAGAATGTGGTCTGCTTCGGGGCGGCCGCAAGGTCGGCGATGGAGAAGCTGCCGGGCTCTGATTTGACGAGCCAGTAATCGGTCATACGCATTTCTTTGCTATCTTCCGACAAGGCAGAGACTGACCTTGTCCATCTCCCGGTTATCCACGAAGACGAACTTCTCCATGAACAGGCGATCACTGATGTAAGACTCTCCGCTCTCGCGTCGAGTCAAGTATTTGGAAAATTGACCCGGCCCACCGTTGTACATGGCGTAGAGGAGGCCGGCAAAGGTAGCGTCGTCCCACGACGGTCTTGGTTCCATCCGTTCCATCTTTCTCAAGATGTATTTTCTAAAATACAGGGAAACGATGTCGCAGCCAGCCCGGGCATTGTAGGCGATGTCCCATTGCAGGGAGGTGGGGTCATAGATGCCCCGCCAGACCCGCTCGTTGATCTGCATGAGGCCCACGGAGGTATTGTTGTAGGATTTGATGTAGGTGGGCCGATCGTTTTTCAACAGGAACTGGCGAAAGCAGCTCTCCTGCCAGGCCGTGGCCCGAACGATTCTTCGGTAGAGATCGTGGTACTGGTCCGGCATGTACTCCTCTTTCAGGGCCGACTCGGCGGCTTGTTCCAAGACTGGGAGGATACGGTCCAGATGATCCCGGACGTGGGGGCTGACAAAGATCCAGTTTCTGGCGGCTTCCTCGGCTCCGGAGGGCGGGCTGACGGCTGACCCGGCCCAGGCCGGAGTCGGGCCGAGCAGTGAGCCCAGCAGAGTCATGGTCCGGTTGAGGCCCGAACGGGACATGGGGGCCAGTGCCGGGCCGAGGCCCAAAGTCCGGCGGAGTTTTGGGTCCACCTCGGGCCGATAGGCTAGGCTCAAAGGACGGCCT from Deltaproteobacteria bacterium encodes:
- a CDS encoding MerR family transcriptional regulator, translated to MPKDSDTTTFKIGQAASALGLEPYVLRYWETEFPQLQPRRKPSGQRYYLSEDLELLSRIKRLLYDEKMTIEGARRRLEQSERLQTILGEIRDDLLDVLHVLRDCR
- a CDS encoding EVE domain-containing protein; the protein is MTDYWLVKSEPGSFSIADLAAAPKQTTFWDGVRNYQARNFMRQMRVGDEVLFYHSVKDPAIVGLTRVVREAYPDFTAWDPSSDHYDPRSIPDKPLWDMVDLRLERILPRHLPLAFLRTIPALADMELLRKGSRLSVQPVTSTEFETILRLAESEVPCGLSD